Proteins co-encoded in one Streptomyces roseochromogenus subsp. oscitans DS 12.976 genomic window:
- a CDS encoding amino acid adenylation domain-containing protein: MSSTPSMGPAPRTAQEETLSKLFAEVLGRPETAVDENFFEAGGDSLLAMRLMSRIRQTVGHGIHLRKFFEAPTPAGVARALAQAAAPPAPKVPALADTVVPQRIPLSPAQRRLWFLAQLEGPSPRYNMPIGLRLQGTVDTAALRAALGDVVARHEPLRTVFPQEEGVPFQHVRPAADAPPALQHRRVPSAELTAAMLGATGEAIDITRDVPLRTWLFTLTDTSAQEEPEHVLVLVFHHIAADGWSVGPLLRDLAGAYAARLDGRAPVFSPLPVTYAQFSTWQHRTQSDDAGDDGALRKQLAFWRDALAGLPDRIALPLDRPRPAVPSHHGAGIDFAVESDLHTRLLTVAQEHQATLFMVLQAALATVLTRYGAGEDVPIGSPVAGRSDDALNDLVGFFVNTLVLRTDTSGDPTFAELLDRVRTTDLAAYAHQDVLFDQVVEEVNPERSRSANPLIQVALAFIGQSVGLGDLPGLPHAALFDVPTQVAKFDLVLNVRELTANGRPQGLAGFLEYSTDLFDHESAQRLVHTILRVLDEATADPGRRIGELDLVDAEDRARTLALGAGAEGGARATVPDLFAAQVSRTPHAPALFSAGQEITYAELDARSTALARRLAGLGVGPEAPVAVLMERSPELIVALLAVLKAGGAYVPLDRRYPAARLSEIAEITRARVLLVDDASSTMAFGHRMERVVVAPGPAADTGGPQLPGTTDADHLAYVMFTSGSTGVPKGVAVTHADITALATDSEFRGPAHRRVLLHSSQAFDASTYELWAPLLNGGCCVIAPPGELDVAALAAAIESGQVSAVWLTAALFALVTDEAPATLGTLREIWAGGEAVSAAAVRKLRERFPAVRFVNGYGPTETTTFAARWILDIDEPVPDALPIGSPLDGMRAYVLDSRLQPVPLGAIGELYVAGAGLARGYLGLPGLTAERFVADPFGEPGARMYRTGDLARWNNQGELEFAGRADGQVKIRGFRVEPGEVQAAVEADAAVARAAVIVREDRPGDKRLVAYVVPAKGTSQADTDALGDRLRDRLPAYLLPAVVVLDELPLTVNGKLDRHALPQPEWTAGAGSAPGRTPRQEILCSLFAEVLGRPHVGVEDDFFALGGHSLLAMRLVSRVRTALDTDVDLGSFFSAPSPAGMDRLLTPAGSGAAHRRPELTADERPEQVPLSFAQQRLWLISRIDGPSPAYNIPVALRLHGAIDAEALREALGDVMRRHETLRTVFPESGGEAHQVILSPDAAPPVLTTTVVDRDALDDEIGRAARHIFDIGSDVPLRCTLFKVAGSDDEHVLLVLLHHIAGDGLSMRPLLSDLAEAYAGRSNGAAPAFRPLPVQYADYTLWQRTLLGDAGDAHSVQAGQLAFWREALDGAPQQLDLPFDRPRRAVAGHQGATVELTLDADLHQQVLDLARRTGTTLFMLLQSAVATMLKRSGTGDDIPLGTVVAGRSETGLDDLVGFFVNTLVLRTSTAGDPTFAELLARVRATDLAAFAHQDVPFDRIVEETRPERSLAWHPLFQVFLALDDGFVDGAPRFAGTRAELLPLTTDTAKFDLSIDFANRRDHEGRPAGLHMVIEYATELFDHKTVAAMSRRLVKVLRHAVADPDRPIGSFDLLDDDERQLMLADWNGLPSPEQPIDLPGRVRTLATTRPGAPALSDVHGTLTYADVAHRAGAVAGSLAAAGAGVDTLVAVLSARSTWFVTAALGALGTGGGYMPLDPGTPVARAAGMLRDADVRFLLAAPDLLGQAGEIVAACGDHAVTLVPVDDTATAPPPVTVEPEAIAYSVFTSGSTGRPKGVLVPHRGLSNHLRAVVALYGLDEHDTIAFNAPLTFDVSIWQTLTLFLAGGRVHVFDDDTTRDPLDMARAVAAHGVTVLQIVPAVLRAVLDLWDDDDTSVEFLAGLRWMLVHGEELPPDLVARWYKRHPGIPLANVYGPAECSDDVSIAVIEPGSLAGGSRAPIGTLLANTRAYVLDEHLRLLPAGVTGELYVAGAGLARGYARNPGLTAERFIADPYGDPGERMYRTGDLARWNHHGVLEFVGRVDHQVKIRGFRVEPGEVQAVIDADDAVGHSTVLVREDQPGDKRLVAYVVPDRGREHDLSPDALRRRVAAALPAYMVPAVVLLDELPLTVNGKLDRKALPAPELPSRTAPAAARSPREERVCALFAQVLGLPDVDAEDDFFALGGHSLLAMRLASRIRADLAIDVSVRSLFQTPTPRGLLEGTIGGGDFDVLLPLRPATGRPPLFCVHPATGLAWSYLALARLLPAEVPVYGLQAPGLADGAERPAGFGEITDLMVQEIQQVQPQGPYRLLGWSLGGNIAHAVATRLRMAGAEVELLALVDAYPPATWPYPDMATPEQWDEFALLTTLVARPHDPAGHDGDFASLLTALRAEAAAHVPLDHERFTRLVEVGVNASRLTSAYAPERFDGTVLHFTATRGRTPDGPRPSAWEPYVERLQEHPLDCSHEEVLAEVPRQRMADVLAPLLIQGTE, encoded by the coding sequence GTGTCTTCCACGCCCTCCATGGGCCCCGCGCCCCGTACCGCACAGGAAGAGACCCTCAGCAAGCTGTTCGCCGAAGTGCTGGGTAGGCCGGAGACCGCCGTTGACGAGAACTTCTTCGAGGCCGGCGGCGACTCGCTGCTCGCCATGCGGCTGATGAGCCGCATCCGGCAGACCGTGGGGCACGGGATACACCTGCGCAAGTTCTTCGAGGCTCCCACACCGGCCGGCGTCGCCCGGGCCCTGGCCCAGGCCGCGGCCCCGCCCGCGCCGAAGGTCCCGGCCCTGGCCGACACGGTCGTCCCGCAGCGGATCCCCCTGTCACCGGCGCAGCGGCGCCTGTGGTTCCTCGCTCAGCTCGAGGGCCCCAGTCCCCGCTACAACATGCCGATCGGGCTGCGGCTGCAGGGCACGGTCGACACCGCGGCCTTGCGGGCTGCCCTCGGCGACGTCGTGGCCCGCCACGAACCGCTGCGCACCGTGTTCCCCCAGGAAGAGGGCGTGCCGTTCCAGCACGTCCGCCCGGCCGCCGACGCACCGCCCGCCCTCCAGCACCGGCGTGTTCCCTCGGCCGAGCTGACGGCGGCGATGCTCGGGGCGACCGGCGAGGCCATCGACATCACCCGTGATGTGCCGCTGCGGACCTGGCTGTTCACTCTCACGGACACCTCGGCCCAGGAAGAGCCGGAGCACGTCCTTGTGCTGGTGTTCCATCACATCGCCGCCGACGGCTGGTCCGTAGGCCCACTGCTGCGCGACCTGGCAGGCGCCTACGCCGCCCGACTCGACGGCCGGGCACCGGTGTTCTCCCCGCTCCCGGTCACCTACGCGCAGTTCAGCACCTGGCAGCACCGCACCCAGTCCGACGACGCCGGCGACGACGGGGCCCTGCGCAAGCAGCTCGCCTTCTGGCGCGACGCTCTCGCAGGCCTTCCCGACCGGATCGCGCTGCCGTTGGACCGGCCGCGGCCCGCCGTCCCCTCACACCACGGCGCCGGTATCGACTTCGCCGTTGAAAGCGATCTCCACACCCGGCTGCTCACCGTTGCCCAAGAGCACCAGGCAACGCTCTTCATGGTCCTCCAGGCCGCGCTGGCCACCGTCCTCACCCGCTACGGGGCGGGCGAGGACGTCCCGATCGGTTCACCCGTGGCCGGCCGTTCCGACGACGCCCTGAACGACCTGGTCGGCTTCTTCGTCAACACGTTGGTGCTGCGTACCGACACCTCGGGCGATCCCACCTTCGCGGAGCTCCTCGACCGCGTCCGCACCACGGACCTGGCTGCCTACGCGCACCAGGATGTCCTGTTCGACCAGGTGGTCGAAGAGGTGAACCCAGAGCGTTCACGCTCTGCGAACCCCCTCATCCAGGTGGCGCTCGCCTTCATCGGCCAGTCGGTGGGCCTGGGCGACCTGCCGGGTCTGCCGCACGCCGCCCTGTTCGACGTGCCCACCCAGGTGGCCAAGTTCGACCTGGTCCTCAACGTCCGGGAACTCACGGCGAACGGCCGGCCGCAGGGGCTTGCGGGCTTCCTCGAGTACTCCACGGACCTGTTCGACCACGAGAGCGCCCAGCGGCTCGTCCACACGATCCTCCGTGTCCTCGACGAGGCGACCGCCGACCCGGGCCGGCGTATCGGGGAGCTCGATCTGGTCGACGCAGAGGACCGGGCCCGCACGCTCGCCCTCGGTGCCGGTGCCGAGGGCGGTGCTCGCGCCACGGTTCCGGATCTCTTCGCCGCCCAGGTCTCCCGCACTCCTCATGCTCCGGCCCTGTTCAGCGCCGGTCAGGAGATCACATACGCGGAGCTCGACGCCCGTTCCACCGCGCTGGCCCGCCGCCTCGCGGGGCTGGGGGTCGGGCCGGAAGCCCCGGTGGCCGTCCTCATGGAGCGCTCCCCCGAGCTGATCGTGGCCCTGCTGGCCGTCCTCAAAGCGGGCGGCGCCTACGTCCCGCTGGACCGCCGCTATCCGGCAGCCCGCCTGAGCGAGATCGCCGAGATCACCCGGGCCCGGGTCCTGCTCGTGGACGACGCCTCGTCCACGATGGCCTTCGGTCACCGCATGGAGCGCGTCGTGGTCGCCCCCGGTCCCGCCGCCGATACGGGTGGGCCGCAGCTGCCGGGCACGACGGATGCCGACCACCTGGCCTATGTGATGTTCACCTCCGGATCCACGGGCGTGCCCAAGGGCGTGGCCGTCACCCACGCCGACATCACCGCCCTCGCCACCGACAGCGAGTTCCGCGGCCCGGCCCACCGCAGAGTGCTCCTCCATTCCTCACAGGCGTTCGACGCCTCGACCTACGAGCTGTGGGCGCCGCTGCTGAACGGCGGCTGCTGCGTCATCGCCCCGCCCGGTGAGCTGGACGTCGCCGCCCTCGCCGCGGCCATCGAGTCCGGCCAGGTGAGCGCGGTGTGGCTCACCGCGGCGCTCTTCGCACTCGTCACCGACGAGGCTCCCGCCACGCTCGGCACGCTCCGGGAGATCTGGGCAGGAGGCGAAGCCGTGTCCGCGGCAGCGGTCCGCAAGCTCCGCGAGCGCTTCCCCGCCGTGCGGTTCGTGAACGGATACGGCCCCACCGAGACCACCACCTTCGCCGCACGCTGGATCCTGGACATCGATGAGCCGGTCCCCGACGCGCTGCCCATCGGGAGCCCGCTCGACGGTATGCGGGCCTACGTCCTCGACTCCAGGCTGCAGCCGGTACCGCTCGGCGCCATCGGGGAACTGTACGTGGCGGGTGCCGGGCTGGCCCGCGGATACCTCGGGCTCCCGGGGCTGACGGCGGAGCGGTTCGTCGCCGACCCGTTCGGGGAGCCGGGCGCGCGGATGTACCGCACCGGCGACCTCGCCCGCTGGAACAACCAAGGCGAACTGGAGTTCGCCGGCCGTGCCGACGGACAGGTGAAGATCCGCGGGTTCCGCGTCGAACCCGGCGAGGTCCAGGCAGCCGTCGAGGCCGACGCGGCGGTAGCGCGAGCTGCCGTCATCGTCCGGGAGGACCGGCCGGGCGACAAACGCCTGGTGGCCTACGTCGTTCCGGCCAAGGGCACGTCCCAAGCTGACACGGATGCGCTGGGCGACCGCCTGCGGGACCGGCTACCCGCCTATCTGCTCCCCGCCGTCGTCGTCCTGGACGAGCTGCCCCTGACGGTGAACGGGAAGCTGGACCGCCACGCGCTCCCGCAGCCCGAGTGGACGGCCGGAGCCGGGTCGGCGCCGGGGCGCACTCCACGCCAGGAGATCCTTTGCTCGCTGTTCGCCGAGGTCCTCGGCAGGCCGCACGTGGGCGTCGAGGACGACTTCTTCGCCCTGGGCGGCCACTCCCTGCTCGCCATGCGGCTTGTCAGCCGCGTCCGCACGGCTCTCGACACCGATGTCGACCTCGGTTCGTTCTTCAGTGCCCCCAGCCCCGCCGGAATGGATCGCCTGCTGACGCCGGCCGGCAGCGGTGCCGCGCACCGCCGGCCTGAACTGACCGCGGACGAACGGCCCGAACAGGTACCGCTGTCCTTCGCCCAGCAGCGCCTGTGGCTCATCAGCCGCATCGACGGGCCGAGCCCCGCCTACAACATTCCGGTCGCCCTCCGCCTGCACGGCGCCATCGACGCGGAAGCCCTGCGTGAGGCGCTCGGCGACGTGATGCGCCGTCACGAGACGCTCCGCACGGTGTTCCCCGAGTCCGGCGGCGAAGCACATCAGGTCATCCTCTCCCCGGACGCCGCCCCGCCGGTCCTCACGACCACTGTCGTCGACCGGGACGCGCTGGACGACGAGATCGGCCGGGCCGCCCGGCACATCTTCGACATCGGCTCGGACGTTCCGCTGCGGTGCACCCTGTTCAAGGTCGCCGGGAGCGACGACGAGCACGTTCTGCTGGTCCTGCTGCACCACATCGCCGGTGACGGTCTGTCCATGCGTCCGCTGCTCAGCGACCTGGCCGAGGCCTATGCGGGCCGCAGCAACGGCGCCGCCCCCGCGTTCCGGCCGTTGCCGGTGCAGTACGCCGACTACACGCTGTGGCAGCGCACCCTGCTCGGGGACGCCGGCGACGCGCACAGCGTGCAGGCCGGACAGCTCGCGTTCTGGCGCGAGGCCCTCGACGGAGCACCGCAGCAGCTCGACCTTCCCTTCGACCGACCGCGGCGTGCCGTGGCCGGCCACCAGGGCGCCACGGTGGAGCTCACGCTCGATGCCGACCTGCACCAGCAGGTCCTTGATCTGGCGCGCCGCACCGGCACCACGCTGTTCATGCTGCTCCAGAGCGCGGTCGCCACCATGCTGAAGCGGTCGGGCACCGGCGACGACATCCCCTTGGGCACCGTGGTCGCCGGACGGTCGGAGACCGGACTCGACGATCTGGTCGGCTTCTTCGTGAACACGCTCGTGCTGCGGACGAGCACGGCGGGCGATCCCACCTTCGCCGAGCTGCTCGCCCGGGTCCGTGCCACCGACCTTGCGGCGTTCGCGCACCAGGACGTGCCCTTCGACCGGATCGTCGAGGAGACCCGGCCCGAACGCTCCCTGGCCTGGCACCCGCTGTTCCAGGTCTTCCTCGCTCTCGACGACGGCTTCGTCGACGGCGCCCCACGCTTCGCCGGCACCAGGGCGGAGCTGCTTCCGCTCACCACCGATACCGCGAAGTTCGACCTGTCCATCGACTTCGCGAACCGTCGCGACCACGAGGGCCGGCCCGCCGGCCTGCACATGGTGATCGAGTACGCCACCGAACTGTTCGACCACAAGACCGTGGCCGCCATGAGCAGGCGCCTGGTGAAGGTCCTCCGGCACGCTGTCGCGGACCCCGACCGGCCCATCGGATCCTTCGACCTCCTGGACGACGACGAGAGGCAGCTGATGCTCGCCGACTGGAACGGCCTGCCGTCGCCGGAGCAGCCCATCGACCTTCCCGGCCGCGTGCGGACCCTGGCCACCACCCGCCCTGGCGCACCCGCCCTGTCCGATGTCCACGGCACCCTCACGTATGCCGATGTCGCCCACCGCGCCGGAGCGGTAGCCGGGTCCCTCGCGGCCGCGGGGGCAGGGGTGGACACCCTGGTCGCCGTGCTGTCCGCGCGCAGCACCTGGTTCGTGACCGCCGCGCTCGGCGCGCTGGGGACCGGCGGCGGCTACATGCCGCTCGACCCGGGAACGCCGGTCGCCCGGGCCGCCGGGATGCTGCGGGACGCCGATGTCCGCTTCCTGCTGGCCGCGCCCGATCTCCTCGGCCAGGCCGGCGAGATCGTCGCCGCGTGCGGCGACCACGCGGTCACGCTGGTGCCCGTCGACGACACGGCGACCGCACCACCCCCGGTCACGGTGGAGCCGGAGGCGATCGCCTACTCCGTGTTCACCTCCGGCTCCACCGGCCGCCCCAAGGGTGTCCTGGTGCCGCACCGCGGCCTGTCGAACCACCTGCGCGCAGTCGTCGCACTCTACGGACTCGACGAACACGACACCATCGCCTTCAACGCCCCGCTGACCTTCGACGTCTCCATCTGGCAGACCCTCACCCTCTTCTTGGCCGGCGGCCGCGTCCACGTCTTCGACGACGACACCACCCGCGACCCCCTGGACATGGCCCGCGCCGTCGCCGCACACGGAGTCACGGTGCTCCAGATCGTGCCCGCCGTCCTGCGGGCCGTGCTCGACCTGTGGGACGACGACGACACCAGCGTCGAGTTCCTCGCCGGGCTGCGCTGGATGCTCGTCCATGGCGAGGAACTGCCACCCGACCTCGTCGCCCGCTGGTACAAGCGGCATCCAGGCATCCCCCTGGCCAACGTCTACGGCCCAGCCGAGTGCTCCGACGACGTGTCGATCGCCGTCATCGAACCCGGCTCCCTGGCCGGCGGCTCGCGCGCCCCGATCGGCACACTGCTGGCCAACACCCGCGCCTATGTGCTGGACGAGCACCTGCGCCTGCTGCCCGCCGGCGTCACCGGCGAGCTCTACGTGGCCGGGGCCGGCCTCGCCCGTGGCTACGCCCGCAACCCCGGGCTGACCGCTGAGCGGTTCATCGCCGACCCCTACGGAGACCCGGGCGAGCGGATGTACCGCACGGGCGACCTGGCACGCTGGAACCATCACGGTGTCCTGGAGTTCGTGGGCCGCGTGGACCACCAGGTGAAGATCCGCGGCTTCCGGGTCGAGCCGGGCGAGGTCCAGGCCGTCATCGACGCCGACGATGCCGTCGGGCACAGCACCGTGCTCGTGCGCGAGGACCAGCCCGGCGACAAACGCCTGGTGGCCTACGTCGTCCCCGACCGGGGCCGCGAACACGACCTTTCGCCCGACGCGTTGCGCCGCCGGGTGGCGGCCGCCCTGCCCGCGTACATGGTCCCCGCCGTGGTCCTGCTGGACGAGTTGCCACTGACCGTCAACGGCAAGCTCGACCGCAAGGCCCTGCCCGCACCGGAGCTGCCCTCCCGAACGGCCCCCGCGGCCGCGCGCAGCCCGCGCGAGGAGAGGGTATGCGCGCTGTTCGCCCAGGTCCTCGGCCTGCCCGACGTGGACGCCGAGGACGACTTCTTCGCCCTGGGCGGGCACTCCCTGCTCGCCATGCGGCTGGCCAGCCGCATCCGGGCCGACCTGGCCATCGACGTGTCGGTCAGGAGCCTGTTCCAGACACCCACACCCCGCGGACTGCTCGAAGGCACCATCGGCGGCGGCGACTTCGACGTCCTGCTGCCCCTGCGCCCGGCCACCGGCCGCCCCCCGCTCTTCTGCGTCCATCCCGCGACCGGGCTTGCCTGGAGCTACCTCGCTCTCGCCCGTCTGCTCCCCGCCGAGGTGCCGGTGTACGGCCTCCAGGCGCCGGGCCTTGCGGACGGGGCGGAACGGCCCGCCGGTTTCGGCGAGATCACCGACCTCATGGTGCAGGAGATCCAGCAGGTCCAGCCCCAGGGCCCGTACCGGCTGCTCGGCTGGTCTCTCGGCGGCAACATCGCCCACGCGGTCGCCACGCGGCTGCGCATGGCCGGAGCCGAGGTGGAGCTGCTGGCGCTGGTGGACGCATATCCCCCAGCGACCTGGCCGTACCCCGACATGGCCACCCCCGAGCAGTGGGACGAGTTCGCCCTGCTCACCACCCTCGTGGCGCGGCCGCACGACCCCGCCGGCCATGACGGGGACTTCGCGTCGCTGCTGACTGCGCTCCGCGCCGAAGCGGCGGCCCATGTGCCTCTGGACCACGAGCGGTTCACTCGACTGGTGGAGGTCGGCGTCAACGCCAGCCGGCTCACCTCGGCGTACGCGCCCGAACGGTTCGACGGCACGGTCCTCCACTTCACCGCCACCCGGGGCCGCACGCCCGACGGCCCCCGCCCCTCTGCCTGGGAGCCCTACGTCGAACGCCTCCAGGAGCACCCCCTGGACTGCAGCCATGAAGAAGTGCTGGCGGAAGTGCCCCGCCAGCGCATGGCCGACGTTCTCGCGCCCCTCCTCATCCAAGGAACCGAGTGA
- a CDS encoding condensation domain-containing protein, translating into MYSFRPLSDMQQSMLVHEMLADRPMYTMPLCFRIVGPLEAAALERALHRVIRRHPVLAATFQDGTAVPLGPSASLPALTRTCSAPATDDVLTLLTDWWDTPFDLTVEPPVRARLVSDPSDGVHHLALAVHHVAGDSWSLALLADDLGQAYAAEIGGPDFTGTAPDFFDHAEREDAHPVDTAWWKDRLHGVRPGAAPRTSPPGEAERGTFLAHDLPLGAAETRAVRRLSRSCQVSPAVVLFTVVSAAVAGSGPDHDVVVGMPTALRDSQDLQNTIGPLLNTLPVRTLWPDHLPPTLVIERHAQAIDAALDHKDVPYSRILRAAAAHGAHGAAPLFLHLVNVDVVVPRLRLPALRTTHVPVPPRWANFPALWEFGWGTVGNIRGTLRASADAFTEQDARQLRDAFRDTLAHFTSDLH; encoded by the coding sequence ATGTATTCCTTCCGTCCCCTGTCGGACATGCAGCAGTCCATGCTGGTCCACGAAATGCTCGCGGACCGGCCGATGTACACGATGCCGCTCTGCTTCCGGATCGTGGGCCCGCTCGAAGCGGCGGCGCTGGAGCGGGCACTGCACCGGGTCATCCGACGCCACCCGGTGCTTGCCGCGACGTTCCAGGACGGCACAGCCGTCCCCCTGGGCCCGTCCGCGTCGCTGCCTGCCCTGACCCGTACTTGCTCGGCGCCGGCCACCGATGACGTGCTGACCCTGCTCACCGACTGGTGGGACACACCGTTCGACCTGACCGTCGAGCCCCCCGTGAGGGCGCGCCTCGTCTCCGACCCGTCAGACGGCGTCCACCATCTGGCTCTCGCCGTGCACCATGTGGCCGGCGACAGCTGGTCCCTCGCCCTCCTGGCCGACGACCTCGGCCAGGCGTACGCCGCGGAGATCGGCGGCCCCGATTTCACCGGCACGGCACCGGACTTCTTCGACCACGCCGAACGCGAGGACGCGCACCCGGTGGACACCGCCTGGTGGAAGGACCGTCTCCATGGTGTGCGCCCCGGCGCAGCGCCTCGCACCAGCCCGCCAGGCGAAGCCGAACGCGGCACCTTCCTCGCTCACGACCTGCCGCTCGGCGCGGCCGAGACCCGGGCCGTGCGCCGGCTCTCCCGGTCCTGTCAGGTGTCGCCCGCCGTCGTCCTGTTCACCGTGGTGAGCGCGGCCGTCGCCGGGAGCGGGCCCGACCACGACGTCGTCGTGGGCATGCCCACCGCACTCCGCGACAGCCAGGACCTGCAGAACACCATCGGCCCCCTGCTCAACACCCTCCCGGTGCGCACCCTGTGGCCGGACCACCTGCCGCCCACCCTGGTCATCGAGCGGCACGCCCAGGCGATCGACGCCGCCCTCGACCACAAGGACGTCCCCTACTCGCGCATCCTGCGCGCCGCGGCCGCGCACGGGGCACACGGAGCGGCCCCGTTGTTCCTGCACCTGGTCAACGTCGACGTGGTGGTTCCCCGGCTGCGCTTGCCGGCCCTGCGCACCACGCACGTGCCTGTCCCGCCCCGCTGGGCCAACTTCCCCGCCCTGTGGGAGTTCGGCTGGGGCACCGTCGGCAACATCCGCGGAACCCTGCGCGCGTCGGCGGACGCCTTCACCGAGCAGGACGCCCGCCAGCTGCGGGACGCCTTCCGGGACACCCTGGCCCACTTCACCTCTGACCTCCACTGA
- a CDS encoding phosphopantetheine-binding protein produces the protein MQPSQVVFVEDLPRLPNGKVAKLQLPPPPAIPAPTAADTTAGVEEQLRDLWREVLAVDAVGDDDDFLSLGGHSLLALRVTARARGIVGTETTPSSCLKAPTFAAWLAEVLRNAPVVRG, from the coding sequence ATGCAGCCGTCCCAGGTGGTCTTCGTCGAAGACCTGCCCCGGCTTCCCAACGGCAAGGTCGCCAAGCTGCAGCTGCCGCCCCCACCCGCCATCCCCGCGCCCACCGCGGCGGACACCACCGCAGGCGTCGAGGAACAGCTCAGGGACCTGTGGCGCGAGGTGCTCGCCGTCGACGCGGTCGGGGACGACGACGACTTCCTCAGCCTGGGCGGGCACTCACTGCTCGCCCTGCGCGTCACCGCCCGGGCCCGGGGCATCGTCGGCACCGAGACCACCCCCAGCTCCTGCCTCAAGGCGCCGACCTTCGCCGCATGGCTCGCCGAGGTCCTCCGGAACGCCCCTGTTGTGAGGGGCTGA